The Clostridia bacterium genome has a window encoding:
- a CDS encoding CapA family protein, whose product MRRFSKVCLIVFVIPTIIFWLFLVKQISPEPSQVSGLVEVNEPSEIVITISALGDCALGNEFAQRGHTFADVYAEKGAAYFFANVKEVLAADDLTIANLETCLTNEHQKRNKSVEKTPFWIKGEPGYTQILKEASIEVVNIANNHTFDYGQLGFEETLQSLDKADIAYCGYEHEVIKEIKGIKIGFMGFCQFGNREKQLNKEIKEQIKTLKTKVDLMIVSFHWGSELAVKPSPKQYELAKIAVEAGADLVLGHHPHVLQGIGEYQGKTVVFSLGNFCFGANRLPHDRDTIIYQHRFIFKNGKLVKSQNIIIPCSMTTTRGLNDFQPTILSGGEALRVRQKLFERTQMIVWPD is encoded by the coding sequence GTGAGGCGGTTTTCTAAGGTTTGCTTAATAGTTTTTGTAATACCTACAATTATTTTTTGGTTATTTTTAGTGAAGCAAATATCTCCAGAGCCTTCACAGGTTAGTGGCCTAGTAGAAGTTAATGAACCATCGGAAATTGTAATTACCATAAGTGCTTTAGGTGATTGTGCTTTGGGAAATGAATTTGCACAGCGAGGACATACTTTTGCCGATGTTTATGCGGAAAAAGGTGCCGCCTATTTTTTTGCTAATGTAAAAGAGGTTCTGGCAGCCGATGATTTAACAATTGCTAATTTGGAAACTTGTTTAACTAATGAACATCAAAAAAGGAATAAAAGTGTAGAAAAGACACCTTTTTGGATTAAAGGTGAGCCAGGTTATACACAGATATTAAAGGAAGCTAGTATCGAGGTGGTGAATATTGCCAATAATCATACCTTTGATTATGGTCAATTAGGTTTTGAAGAAACCCTACAAAGTTTGGATAAAGCTGATATAGCCTATTGTGGTTATGAACATGAGGTGATTAAGGAAATTAAAGGTATTAAAATTGGTTTTATGGGTTTTTGTCAATTTGGTAACCGCGAGAAGCAATTAAATAAAGAGATCAAGGAACAAATAAAAACTTTAAAAACAAAAGTTGATTTAATGATTGTTAGTTTTCATTGGGGAAGTGAATTAGCTGTAAAGCCTTCACCTAAACAATATGAATTGGCTAAGATAGCCGTTGAGGCTGGTGCGGACTTGGTTTTAGGTCATCATCCCCATGTTTTACAGGGTATTGGTGAATATCAAGGCAAAACAGTAGTTTTTAGCTTGGGAAATTTCTGTTTTGGTGCTAACCGCCTCCCCCATGATCGGGATACAATTATTTATCAACATCGCTTTATTTTTAAAAATGGAAAACTAGTAAAGTCTCAAAATATTATAATCCCCTGTTCTATGACTACCACCCGGGGTCTTAATGATTTTCAGCCTACCATTTTAAGTGGTGGGGAAGCCCTGAGAGTTAGACAAAAGCTTTTTGAACGAACGCAAATGATTGTTTGGCCGGATTAG